Genomic window (Manduca sexta isolate Smith_Timp_Sample1 chromosome 26, JHU_Msex_v1.0, whole genome shotgun sequence):
CATTCAGTTAATTATTACCATAATTAAGTGTGTAGTACTTTATAGGCATGTTGGGTGACATTTCCTCGATAACCCGGATCAAGATAATGCGCCAGAGCTCGTCACGTGAAACAACACTCGCTTCTCACAGCTCTGAATACAGAACACGtgcatagtaatagtatttCTGAACCCTGTGCCACGTAGTATgcggttaaaaaataaacaatatttttaaatgcattccTTTATTGAATAAAAGTCTAAATAACCTGCACTAAATCGTTCCTGAGTACGTGTGTCAGGCGCTGTGCAGCTGTTGTAAATAATGCTAGTTGCAATCGCTGTGCGGGCGTCACTGCACGCGTTTGCTGCGGCGCGTGTCCCGCGGCAGCGCGCCGGGGCTGGTGGCGCGGCGCAGACTCCGCAGAGCGCCAGCCTTCGCCCGCGACCTGGACGACGACTTTTGAGGGGTGACGTCATTTTTATTTGGAGTCTCCAACGAAGATGATTGTGAAAACCACTTCTCAGGAGTATCCTCGTTCAAATCCAGAGTAGGTCTCGTTACTAGAATCGCTCGAGGCGTGGCATTTTCAAGTATCGGTTTTGATATTAAAGGTACGGGGATTTTGAACTGAGGCTTCGGCTCCGGCTCAACCTCATCAGTCCCCTCGTCCAGGTTCAGTTTGATGACTTTCCGCCTCTTCATAATTTCCTCCTGCTTGACCATAAGTCGTGTCATCAGAGGAGGATTTGCCGGTTTATTGACTGGAGTCTTGGGCTCCTCGTCCGTCAACTTCAGGCTTTCCATTTCAATTTCCAGTTCTGTTGGTGTAGTCGTGACGTGCCTGACCCTAGCGCAAGCTGTTAGCAAATTCATAATCTCATTTTTCAAATATGGGTCTACATCAGCCTGCATGACCTCGTGTATCCTGACCACATGGGCGTCGCACTCTTCGTATCTGCCCTCCGCCAGCTCCATGAAGGCAAATTCCAGCATGATCTCCAAGTGAACTTCCATCAATTGTCTGCGAAGGAATTTCTGATCATATGTTGCAATGTAATCTTCAAACTCACTGCTTTCTTTGAGTTTCTGTTCAAAACGGCTGCACATCGCCAGTGCACCGTTGAAGTAATCTTCGGCGGTACGACGCTCGCCTCCTCTGAAGTACACGGCAGCTTCGAGACCGAAGGTGACGCAGGCCAAAATATAGCAGAATGGGATCTGGCACGCGGCACAGACACATGAGATTTCGTGGCTGAACCAGCTTGGCATCTCAAAATTTGGTACGGACGTGTACCATCCCCGAGGGCTACTGGCGCCTCTAAAGTCGCATTTCTCCAGCATTACCTCCACCTCTTGCCTGGCGTTAGGAACCACTCGTTTTTCTTGCTCTTCTGGTTTGTATGTGAGCGTGTCGCTGGACGGTTGAATGCCGAGAATATATTTGAGATGGTTCTCTATCCGGACCTAGCACAAAacgttttattgatttaaatggtttaaaaaagtattaaagatGCATTGCATGTTCATGTCGCTGGCTACGCTATTTGGAAACCGCGGAAGTGAGTAATGAACTACATTGTGGagtaacataaataaacgaTTACAAGTGAAAGTATTCTCCTCCAAGGGCGAGCCCTTTGTGTTAGAAGATTTTAAacagacttcaaaaaaaggaggatgtTATCAATTCAgcgagatttttataaaattatattgtgtgaTTGGAGTCTCGTCGCCCGTATATACCATAGAGCGGCCAATGAATTGAGGGATAGTATAAAGTCTCACCATGGCGAGATGGCGGTGGTGGGCGTCGGTGATGGTGGCGAAGAGCTGCGCGTGCGGCAGCGCCGGCGCGGCGGGCAGCGCGGCCGCGGCGGCACCGCGCGCGCGCCGGCACATCGCCAGccaccgcgccgcccgcgctgcCTCTGCGCCGCTCCGTACCGCCGCACTGCGCACGCGCAGAGCCCGCCGTCGCCGCGAACACCACGCCCCCGCACCCGCTACATAACACGCACGCTTACTTAATATACGTTTTTAGCATAACACcggcattgtttatttttttatttacattcttaATGCATCACGAgctttttatttatgcaaacaAATTAGTTCATTACGAAAatcatattgaaatttattgcgTGTCGTATCTATAATACGTCCGAAATAAATGTTAGCTTTGGCGTATTGTGTGcagcttttataatattttagctatTGTGTATTCCTtctaaagaatttttttttttttttactttaatgtgACAATTATTGTTGTATGTTTTAGTACACAGAAATTGTACAAGCGATACTCACAATGATGAGAAGCCGCGAGATAGTGCCGCTGCATGTTGCTGACAGCGCTGAGCAGCGTAGGTGCGGAATCTGCGCTTGCGCACAGCCGCGTCTGTGCCTCCAGTACCGCGCCCACCGACAAGTCAACTGCACACATATCATTATTCTTATTCCACTGTATACAGTCTATACATTGTTTCGTGACGTAAACTTACGCAATACAACTTAAAATTCAGTCATGCAACACAGTGCAAGTGGTATTAAACCACAAAGTATGAAATGAACAATTTCACTAACAACAATAACAGCTGATTTTACTGAATGATTTCGCTTTCCACGAGCAACATATGGCGACACTCACAGTTGCCTTCAGGGTAGCGCGTGCAAGCGGCGAGCACGCGCGCCTGCGCGAGTCGCAGCACGCGCGCCGCcacgcccgccgcgccgcgaccGCTGTAGTGCATCTGAATATGATACAATAGGTTTTAGTTTTGTATACATTACAAAATTGTTgctttttctattataattatataactgtAAGTTTTCCttgctgtaaataaataaataaaaattttataataaacaataggattaatgttttaaatgagATTACGTCTATAAccataatactaatatttttattaccagcATTCAAAGCGCCCATAAAAACCAACGAGATAATACTTAAATGATAAAGAAACTCACAGCAGCACTACATAGGAACACGACGGCGACATCAACAGAGGCAGGGTCGGGCGACAACTCGCGGCACCAGCGGGCGGCGCGCTGCAGCATCTCATCCACTACCGCGCTGCTGTCTTCCACGTGGTGGAGGATCACTGACGCATTAGTTATGTACGCCTCTCTGGAATATTTGCTTGTATAATTATGCAAGCGTGTAACCCAACGAACGAGAAACTAGTATCGAATCCCTTGTCAGACATTTCCTTGGCATAAAATCTAACATCTCTAGAGAAAATGTCTGCAGGAGATGAATAAAGTGGACGACGAAAAATAGGCATCTTCCTCTTACTACACTGCACTGCCTCGGCGTGGCAATAAGCGGAAAATTTGCATTATTAGGCCATAAATAGTAACATTTTATGAACGGAAAGCATGAaaagaaataacattataacttatttactttaaatgtaAGAGCAACATAACCAATACGTAATACACAATTTGACGTAACAGTTAAAATATAACTTCTTATAAGTAATTTTCATCTCGGCTTTAAAAGTGCATGACTCACTTGTCGTTAAGGTATTGTGCGAGCTGGCAGCACGCATGCGCGAGCTGCAGCGCATGCGGCGCGCGGTTCAGCTGCACAAGTTGTTGCACGCACGTCTGCGCGACCGCCAGCGAACCGCTCGCCACCCACGGAGATACTGCAACATATTACAACAGCTGAGTCCCAACGAACTAATAAACAGTCACAAGtgagaatttaataaatgatttggACTGAAAgatttttaatgatttagtGAAAATACTAAGTTTTAACAATATTCATTACATTACAGTCGCACTCTAATGTAATGAATATTGTTAAAACTTAGAATTTTCactaaatcattaaaaaaaacaaacatttttctgACGCTTGGCGCCTAtttgggtacaaattccaattATATAGATTAGCTGTTCATAATGATCTGAAACATAACAGTACCCGTCGAGAGGTCGCGAGCTAGTTGCCTCCAAATCCGAACAGCTTCGACGGCGTGGCGCGCGGCGCGGTGCTCCTGCTGCACGGTGCGGACCGCCGCTATTTGGTCCGGATCGGAATTCTGAAACACACATCAAATACGAATATTAAAATCACGAATATTCTTTGCACGAGAACGAAACTTTAAGAGAATTTGATTAACAAAACAGCATTGTTAAACCGCGAAATTTATTTAGACTTAAAACAGCATAATTACTTTTTCTATCTATAATCCTGGGTCCATCCAATGCCGTTAGTGCAatcgataataatatattgtatacctATATGGGGCGGAGCTGTAAAAACACGATTCCTTGAAGTAGAGAGGGCTCAAAGAGCTCTGcttaaaataatgtactttAAAAAGCGTCATCATCCTACAGAAAGTATATATCATATCAGTGATGTCTAATGTCGGTTCGGAAATTATATATACTGCATACTATTCTGAAAGTTCACAGGACCCAAATATTTAATCCTGTAATTCCTAAAAGGAGAAAACACGAAGTGGTACTTGTCCccaaaacaaaaactacatttgcggatattcaatataataaacgtTCCTCATATCTttacaagaaaataaacaaagaaattaacctttatattaaaacataccgGGAGTGTAAAAATGACCTAACTATatggttaaaaaaaatgaattataacgAAACTGAGtccattttaaacaaatagttttcaTAAGGAAGTTAAAAACCACACATACACCCACTCACACgtactcacacacacacacacacctactcactcacacacactcacacacctactcactcacacacacacactcacacacctACTCACTCACACACGCACGCATGCCTACACacacaaatatattacaactatatttttttgtaatctttaTAATAGATATGGAAGGGCGTAGTCTCCTAGCACAGGCATTTTTATGCTTAAAAGGAGATTACCACTCTTAGCTAATAAGGAAAATTTGTGAAATAgtgaataaagatattattattattatttttatatttttactgctCGGTCCGTAAGACCGGTAAGTGCCAGTATTCACGGGCCTAAGCCAAGTGAGTACTGGTAGTATCAGGGTTGGGTGTTTCCGAGTTCGACGTTGTAATATGGGTTGGTAGAGAACATGATTCTGTCTGCAAGAAGTTTCTGACAATTCTGCAGGTATTTAGAATTACTGCCTTTTGCAATTGTATAAAAGTCCGTGGTGACAACTCTAAACTAGTTAAGGAGTATGCTAGTTGTTTGGGGATAATTCCGGTGGTGGATAATACTATTGGGACTATAGATACGGTTTGTAACTGCCACATACGTGATATTTCATTTTTCAGGTCAGtgtattttgtaagtttttcaGCTATTGTGTTTTGCAGATTGTGGGAATTAGGTATGGCTATGTCGATGAGAAACGcggatttactttttttatcaatttttttatcaactaaAGTGATATCGGGTCTATTATAATGCACAGTCTTGTCAGTTAAAATGGCTCTATCGTAGTAGAGTTTGTGGTTACTATTTTCTAGGACTGTTTCTgggatatatttatagtatggaATGGGTGTTTTAGGTGTGACTATGAGGTTATATTTTGTGGCTATCTTTTGGTGAATTATGTTTGCTACCTGATCATGCCTGAATTTGTAGTCGGTCTGGGCTATTGATCTACAGGCACCTGTGATGTGTTGAATAGTTTCTGAGCTGCTATTGCATTTTCTACATAAATCTGAGGGTAAGCTGGATATTTTCAttacatgttattattattattattattattaatgccaTTTGATACTTCATCTGGACGGCATCACGCTTGCCTGCTCCTAATGAGGAGCAGGCATTTTTTCAAgatcgttttaaaaaaataccgtaAGAACGAGAGCCTATTCACTGATCAACATCAAGGGTTTCGAGTGCCTTATGTactcacccgaaagtccggtgtgtttgtataagccggctcTGCCAGGCTACCAAAGTATTGTCAGGTCAAAAAATCAATTAGTGTCCTCCTTAGTACAATGACTATTAGCTTTTTACACTATTCTAAATATGACCTCATCTACACTCTTTTTACATGTACTTACCGCGATCACTTGTTTCCAGCCATATTTTTCACTGGCCTCGTGTAGCTCGCACTCAGTCTTCAGCATCAACAGAGTTGCGTGCACCGCACGCGCGTCTCCTGTCTGATATGAAACAACATATTACTTAAGACAATTAATTACTACATTGAATAGTATATACTGTAAGCATTTATGGTATTCTTATAATATATCTAGTGggatatattatactatattgtaatatataaatgatactgggttatgtatatattacaaatctctactaatatatatagttgaagtgtttgtttgtttgaacgcgctaatctcaggaaatactcaatcgattttgtttttttttttgcactaaTACGAGGCTACATTATTCCTAAGTGCAATAGGCTACATCTGTCTcggtaaaatataaagcgggactttaatcccggaaagACTTTTGTATGATAAAATGTAACGATTTATGAGACACGGCAAATAATTATGGTATTTTATCACTGTGtggtacaaataataaataaaattcacaagaAAGCAATATTCGCTATCGTTTATTTGGGCGTCATACTTATATATTcgttattatagtttaaaaaattctaTGGCACCGAATAATTTTCGAAATTGTTCAATAAATAGCTGAAtcctgaggtaacaaacattaaataaaaaatacataatattgaattgataacatccttttttttaacaatttaaaaatatacatgttaACAGTTAAAACCAACCTGTTCCTCCTTGTATCTTTCTAATAGTTGTGTGATGACCCTGCTGTAATGTTCACTATGCATTATTCTCACAGCATTAGGAGTGCCCAGTAACACCTCGTACAGAGTCCTTGTTACGTCTGCTGTTTCTTCACCTGGAAAACAAACAGGGCGTAAGACATACCTACAAGTAAAAAAGTCCCGCAACACCGAATTTCCACTATTCCGTAAATCtatcaaaattatgttaatatttagataataacttatttacgcgatttattattaaagtctCAATTCAAGGTGTCgaaatttttatagaatttggtTTAGTCACCATTACTTTGTTAGTCGGCACTGTCCATATAATGTGGATTttagcaaatatatttaaatggaaTCAGATAAGCACCAtctttaaacattttgtatgaCTAGAATCATGTAAGTGAGTGTCATGCAAGTCTATACTTAATGGTTCTTTTTACTCACTGTCGGCGCTGGACAGCTCCTCTCCAGTAAGACGTGCCAGCGCCCTCCACACGCCAGCTATCGCGACCACCGACGGCCACAGCTTCAAGTACATATCATATTCATGCTTCAGGAGTAAGCTGAAATCATATAGGTATATTGTCacagtacatacatatataaaaagtatatacatatataacaaaGCATGCTTAGATAATGAAATCtgttaaaactaaaacattgtCCACCATTTGAAACAAATACTTCATTAATATCTGAAAAACTCACCCAAACTTGACATCCAGAAGAAATGGCTTTAAGTTTccatacaaacatttatctttactaatatttgaAGCATCAAGAACAGAGATCAGTTGGAACTCTTCAGGATGTTCGGCCTTTAATGCTTTGGCTTTTATGTCCACAACCAAACTCATGTATTTCTCGCTCTTCAGAGCTTCTTCTCTACTGAATATAAGACTCAAGTATGCATCTAACAAAGCAATTTCATATAACTTATAATCCATTTCACAGATACTCTTATTATACAAGGCTCTGCTGATATTTTTAAGTTCTTCTTCAGATTTGAAATGAGTAAGCtctttttttatgtacaaatcAAAAAGTTTTATAGAAAATTCATAGTACTGAGCTTTGTTTAGTAATATTGCTGTGTTGTGAACATCTGTTTGAAGTTTTCTGAAGTATTTGACATAGTTATTACATGACAACACTCctaatttttgtaatatgtcATACTGTTCATGGACTAAGTCCACATGAGTCGCCAGCACCTGTGACATGTCAAATTTGGTTTCAATGGCCTGTGTCATTAAATTCTTGGCTAGAAAACTCAAGCGCAATGCATCATGTAGGCCAGTTTTTGCCTTACAACCTTCACATTTCAACACTTGTTCAGAACTCTCTAATTGTTTTGTCAAATAGCAGATCAACTTAAGACATATATCATGCACCGAAAGGTCTATTATTTTGATGAATCTCTCTATAAATAGTTTCAGGAACTGATTTATATTCGGGTAGGTTAACAGCATGATTTTCTCATCCATGTTATTTGTTTCTTCAAGGTTAATCAAAAGATTGTTGAAGACGGTCTCTACGTGAGCCATATTCGGCATAGGTTTTAATATGCTGCATATATTGGAATGGTAAGTGTATAGGATACTTTGCAAATTCCTATTGTGACCAATGAAGTTTGTGCATGTACGGACTGCTGTTTCCATAGCCAATCCTTCAAAGCCAATTCTTGAGGAGTTTTCAGCTATCACATACAAGCAGTCGAtgaattttgtatacaaatctAACAAGTCCTTTTCCTTCAACCTCCTGAATccttttaaatcatttttttctaaCATATTGGTAAAAATTTCACCATACAATTTATCAAGTTCACTGGCAGCCTTTTcattgaacaaaaaatacattttctttacaagaaacaataatatattcatacagAATTGAACCGTGTCGTATACTTTTACAGTTTTGAGTACAATTTCAGTCAATTTTGGTAACAATTTGGTAAGAGATGCTTTGGCTTTTAGtttctctaaatataaaatgtgatCTGCAACTATGTGCCAGTATGTTTTGAAATGTTCATTCAATAAATTTCCTACATCAGGTTCAAATGCCATGTAGAcaagtttaattattaattctgGAGGTGATGGCTTACTCTGAAAACAAGTTTAACACAATGTCATTAAGTTTAAGATTGAACCAAgcttagaatataatttaagacTTAAAGACAGcaacatagatatttatttacctgtTTGACAGCATATTTATGGATATGATAGATGCAAGCCAGTGACTTCACTCGCTCTGGCCCGTCAAGTACCCTTGTCTCTCTTAGACAATCTATACTCAACGTTAATAATTCTTTTACATCTACGTTGTCGCGCCATGAAggtattttatctatatttctgtaataagatttaattataaaataaagtatgaaaTGGTATGAAGAACATGTTTTACCCATAGAACACCTTAGTCGCCTCTTTGGTCTAAACATTGTTACATACGGACAGTGGAACTAGAAGCCTGATATTTATTTACCAGCATGCTTGAAAGtagataaagataaattaatgtCGCAGTTTCATTGTaactatttattaacttaaaactaGAAAtgtgtgataattttattttcatgatgTTTGGTAACAAATGTCTATACGTATTTGAGTTAAAATATATGAGTGATGATTAGATG
Coding sequences:
- the LOC115450762 gene encoding uncharacterized protein LOC115450762, with protein sequence MQPDDFIVNIKANGSKTDVYDLDQIYIDYKKISNNLRAKDCGLFSLNVLCILCRNIDKIPSWRDNVDVKELLTLSIDCLRETRVLDGPERVKSLACIYHIHKYAVKQSKPSPPELIIKLVYMAFEPDVGNLLNEHFKTYWHIVADHILYLEKLKAKASLTKLLPKLTEIVLKTVKVYDTVQFCMNILLFLVKKMYFLFNEKAASELDKLYGEIFTNMLEKNDLKGFRRLKEKDLLDLYTKFIDCLYVIAENSSRIGFEGLAMETAVRTCTNFIGHNRNLQSILYTYHSNICSILKPMPNMAHVETVFNNLLINLEETNNMDEKIMLLTYPNINQFLKLFIERFIKIIDLSVHDICLKLICYLTKQLESSEQVLKCEGCKAKTGLHDALRLSFLAKNLMTQAIETKFDMSQVLATHVDLVHEQYDILQKLGVLSCNNYVKYFRKLQTDVHNTAILLNKAQYYEFSIKLFDLYIKKELTHFKSEEELKNISRALYNKSICEMDYKLYEIALLDAYLSLIFSREEALKSEKYMSLVVDIKAKALKAEHPEEFQLISVLDASNISKDKCLYGNLKPFLLDVKFGLLLKHEYDMYLKLWPSVVAIAGVWRALARLTGEELSSADSEETADVTRTLYEVLLGTPNAVRIMHSEHYSRVITQLLERYKEEQTGDARAVHATLLMLKTECELHEASEKYGWKQVIANSDPDQIAAVRTVQQEHRAARHAVEAVRIWRQLARDLSTVSPWVASGSLAVAQTCVQQLVQLNRAPHALQLAHACCQLAQYLNDKEAYITNASVILHHVEDSSAVVDEMLQRAARWCRELSPDPASVDVAVVFLCSAAMHYSGRGAAGVAARVLRLAQARVLAACTRYPEGNFDLSVGAVLEAQTRLCASADSAPTLLSAVSNMQRHYLAASHHSGAGAWCSRRRRALRVRSAAVRSGAEAARAARWLAMCRRARGAAAAALPAAPALPHAQLFATITDAHHRHLAMVRIENHLKYILGIQPSSDTLTYKPEEQEKRVVPNARQEVEVMLEKCDFRGASSPRGWYTSVPNFEMPSWFSHEISCVCAACQIPFCYILACVTFGLEAAVYFRGGERRTAEDYFNGALAMCSRFEQKLKESSEFEDYIATYDQKFLRRQLMEVHLEIMLEFAFMELAEGRYEECDAHVVRIHEVMQADVDPYLKNEIMNLLTACARVRHVTTTPTELEIEMESLKLTDEEPKTPVNKPANPPLMTRLMVKQEEIMKRRKVIKLNLDEGTDEVEPEPKPQFKIPVPLISKPILENATPRAILVTRPTLDLNEDTPEKWFSQSSSLETPNKNDVTPQKSSSRSRAKAGALRSLRRATSPGALPRDTRRSKRVQ